In Microbacterium enclense, one genomic interval encodes:
- the tmk gene encoding dTMP kinase — protein MTTDPTRPPRAPRAAAAGGPGLFVTFEGGDGAGKTTQATLLEDWLRERGREVVRTREPGGTDVGVLVRDIVLHHRGHIAPRAEALLYAADRAHHIETIVRPAIARGDVVIQDRYLDSSVAYQGAGRVLDADDIRDLSLWATGGLLPDLTVLLDLDPAAARTRLDAEAKPFDRLEAEKGEFHARVRAGFLALAEAEPDRFVVLDARQPVSELAHRVREAVASRLG, from the coding sequence GTGACGACGGATCCGACCCGCCCGCCGCGCGCTCCCCGAGCCGCGGCGGCCGGGGGACCCGGGCTGTTCGTCACGTTCGAAGGCGGCGACGGCGCAGGGAAGACCACTCAGGCGACTCTCCTCGAGGACTGGCTGCGGGAGCGCGGCCGGGAGGTGGTGCGCACCCGCGAACCCGGCGGAACCGACGTGGGCGTCCTCGTGCGCGACATCGTGCTGCACCATCGAGGACACATCGCCCCGCGAGCCGAAGCTCTCCTCTACGCCGCAGATCGCGCCCATCACATCGAGACCATCGTCCGACCCGCGATCGCGCGCGGTGACGTCGTCATCCAGGATCGATACCTCGACTCGTCGGTCGCCTACCAGGGCGCCGGTCGCGTGCTGGATGCCGATGACATCCGCGACCTCTCGCTCTGGGCGACCGGCGGCCTGCTGCCGGATCTGACCGTGCTGCTCGACCTCGATCCCGCGGCCGCTCGGACGCGGCTGGATGCGGAGGCGAAGCCGTTCGACAGACTCGAGGCGGAGAAGGGTGAGTTCCACGCGCGGGTGCGCGCCGGATTCCTCGCCCTCGCCGAGGCCGAGCCCGATCGCTTCGTCGTGCTCGACGCCCGCCAGCCGGTGTCGGAGCTGGCCCACCGCGTCCGGGAGGCCGTGGCATCCCGACTCGGATGA